The following nucleotide sequence is from Populus trichocarpa isolate Nisqually-1 chromosome 11, P.trichocarpa_v4.1, whole genome shotgun sequence.
TATAAAACTATAACAGGAAATGCAAAATGGCCATTGTATGTTTTTGGTTAGTAATTACTAATTAGAATGGGTGGGAAATTTTCTTTAGCTGATGGAATCCGTACACTTCAGTTATCAACTCATACACTCAAAGATTAACACTGCTCTAGGCAGGACAAATCAGTCTATGATGTTAGAAAGTGATAACACATTCgtaaattttcatgtttcatGTCATGTCATGTTCTGTAAAACCACAATAGGATGGCCTGAAAGAAGAGGAGGCAGAAAATTTGCTTTTAATGCCATTTGATTTCTATGTTACCTTTTGCTTGAgcaaatttattattagaacCAATCATTTAGGCAGTTAGACAAGTCAATAAATGACTGtctaaaattaaagaattttgaattttgtagtCTGAGGATAAATTCATACCTAGTTCTGATGCAGCCAtccttatataaatattttgctCGTTTTCAGAAAACCTTCTATTATCAATGAGGTCACCAAACCAGAGCAAGCATCCACTTCCTCCACCCCTGATGTCCATATTTGAATATGCTGTACAGCTGCAGTTCTTCAAGCACGTGTTCTTGCATTCCTCAAGATCCAAACTCTTGTCAAACCATGACGCTTTTGTCTCAGGCATCTTCACTCCAGAGAGCTTTCGAAACCCATCTCCAGAACAATTAAGTGGAGTCCTTCTAACACAGCCACTTGACCATACTGTCACGGCCCAGTCTGTTGGAACTTTTGGTACGAACCCAACGAAGCATTCACACACTGGAGAGCTTTGAATATTGCATAAACCGTTTGCACCACAGAGTGCATAGCGATCACAATTATCTGAGTTTGCTGTTTCATAAAGCAACCAACTTTGCGTTTGCTCTATCCAAGCGAGGCTCGGGATATTGCCACTCTGATCTGTCATGAACCTCCAAAGCATTGACTTATCAACAAGACTTTCTCTGTAAAATATCTCCTCCTCACtaataacaaattcaaatttgtatACGGGATTTGGTTGCAAATTAGGTATCCCACTGAACCGCAGGCCATCCCATGGCCCTGATCGGTACTTCATTTTTGAACCTTGCATCACAACTAACTCAGGATATCCGTAAGGAATAAGCATACAAGTAAAGTTACCTCTGGAAGGATCATCTGGTGACTTCCACGATGTCATGTACCACTCCATGCCTGTTATTCTATTCCTTCCTAGCTTCATGCCTGGCAATATTGTATCAGTTGGATGTTCAAAACTCTGCCACAAGGAATTTTCCAGGTTATCACCCTCCTCTTTCACAACAAGGTTTCCTGAATCCAGAAGTTGAGCAGCTGGATTAGAAGCAGATCTCGATGAGTTGGAAGACCAAATTATGGTCCCATTCTGATTGAGAATGACAAGAATTCCCAAGTCAGTTAGCCTTAAAACACCTGATGAATCATTAAGGGGGGTCTCTCTATTGGCAACCCAAACTATAGTCATGACAGGTATCTTGCCATACCATATCCCTACGTATCGGTTCTTGGATTCTCCAGGGCTGAAAAATCCCAACACATAGGTTCCTTCAGCTGAAACTATGGTATCACCATCTCTAATGGAATGAGTTGTGTTTATGGTGTCGATAGCAGTTCCTGTTTCTACAATAAGCAATAAAGAGGAGCAAAAAAGAAGTACAAGAATGCAATGTTCCGTTGGTACTCCCATTGTTTCTTTTTCCCTGTAACTCACTTTTTGATATTGATGGCTGCCATAGATGGTGAAAATGTTCTCGCTAAAAACGGCATATTTGAGGGCACAAGTGGTCTGCTTTGAGCTGAGGCGCGGTTAGGTGGGACGTCTCTTCATCAATATGGTTATTTAGTCAACGAAACCAGATATTTCAATGAAAGTATTTTGTCCAATGATTTCGTCCCTATACTCTTCGAACTTTTTTACTGGATCCCGTCAATggcttttgatttgattgaatccCTGTATATTATGCCATATCTATGATTGCACCaaataagtaaaacaaaaaacatgtgaaaaagaattaaaataagtaGTTCCAATCCATTGCGAACCTCCACATGCATTTTCTCTGCTTCGAATCaccccatatttttttaataaattgaaagcATCCCTATATTAAGGGTTTGTTCATTTAGACCCCTTTAAAATGATTActtaaaatcacaattttttccCCTTATATATAAAACCCCCCACCCAcccacaccccccccccccccaaaaaaaataataattaataaaacaaaataaaatcaatgtgcTCTAGCTCTTTCACTACTTCAGTACCATccatctagcataaaaaaagatgattcaCTAAATTGGGAACCCATGCTATGTACTGGgccaattcatttttttttaatataaaaaagataattagatgacgataatgtttttaaaaaaaagcaaaaaaaaaattgatacttAAGTTACTAACTTTACTATATCTAGTAAGATcggttaattttataatatgatttaaatcGAAAACAACGATAAAAATgagcataaaaaaacacatggcaataattaactaaaaaaataagtcattgATATCATACAtgtaaggagaaaaaaaaagattgatagaGATTCACCGCCTACGACCATAAAAGTTTTATGAGATGATTCAAACTCCACGATAAAATGATGCAAGATGACATCGAAAGAAGATGCATGGTTCACTAGAGCAATGCTCTAAAAAAGCAAATCGAACAAAACACAATGAAGTGAATATCCAACtatattcaattaatatattctatttaattcaagaataaaattttttttgaaaaaaattatttaataaagaaacaaaacatagGGACCCAATAAcccaaccaaattaaaaaaacaaacaagggaTAAAACAAAAGATGTAAAATAAATGACCGAGGGTGAATcgccaaaaaattaaattataaaaattatttcagatgacataaataacaattaaaagatgaGTATCAaatctgacaaataaaaaaaatcaaatgaggatgaaattgaaataaattttgattttcataagttattccaaataaaacaaatattaaccaaaagatcaggaactaaattgaaaacaaaaaaaagctaagTGCATGATTTGAAATATTGCATGGCAGGGCATAAAAATCAAGGGAGaaggaggaaagaaagaaaaaagaaaacgaaaaaagaaatgattacTAGAGCTAAAttggaattttgttttctatattcaTCACCGTTACATAGAGTAGACATCGAGAAGAATCTAAAGATACTCTGAAAAGACATTTTTAGTTACTAGAATTAACCATACGCATAGTGTAAAAATAAGTTGTGATAATTTTTAGATGTAGTTAGATTatatgatatgatattaaaagaattatgaataaacatatatttagtttaattttaataaaatattatattagattaattattgtgtttaattatgaaattgGATTGTGAATTGTGATCGAAGATGGGTTGGACATCGATAGAATTAGAAAactaatttggttttttcatgtTGGGAGGGACTTAAAAGGCTAAAAAAATCTCCATCATTGCACCTCGTGAAATTATGTTACATCCTTGAATCTTCTACGGAACGTGCTCTATTACTAAAAGGAATTAACTGTgctaaaggtaaaaaaaaaaactctcctcTCCCCTCCTAGTACTGTGCCACCAGCATTGACTAGATGGGGACAGCTGATAATTATTGTGCAATGGGCAGttattgcttattttttttttagcgtgTTTGATATTTAGTATTGTGATAACAGTTAtagttgtaattttaaaaaaattattttataaaaagtattttttattaagagtagtttgaaaaaatatatatttgattaaaactgtggttgaaattgaggttgaacaaaaaataatttaatgtgttttgttaaaaaaatacttttcaaattgaggttataaaataattaaatatatatatatatatatatatatatatatattaatatttatagtttgtaatttaaatattgtagatttaactattgttattacatcatgaaataaataatattgatatcaaatattttttttattattccattaaactacgtgcaatttcatcatgttcgaaatctatccaacaaggactaCATTTTCCATGGTTTATTAAGCTAGCGCGCAACaacataagataaaaatatcatcaagaataaaattgagattgcaatcaaattctgcaaatgctacgtaatcaaacgatctccttctaattttttaaataaaacacaattaaaaattaaaataaaaactgaatttttttttaactgggtcggacccggcaagaacacaATTGGGATTGCAATTAAATTCTGTAAATGTTATATCATCAAACgatcttcttctaattttttaaaataaaacacaattaaaaaaataaaaattaattttttttaaccgaaTCAGACacgatttaatatatttagctTTTAACAATGAAGAATGACTCCACTGTATTCCGCATGTTTGCGGAAAGCTGCTTTCCGCAAACCTgcagttttaatttattttagccGACCTCATATGAACAGTAAGCATGGTTTTTATGTTATCAAACGCTTAACAGCTGCGATTTACTTTAAAAGCAATCGCAGCAGCGTAAACACCCACATAGTCAATCGAGTTGTTGCTCGAAATAGCAACTTGCACAACGACCacgaagagaagaaaggggatgTCTGCAAGTATgagaatgattatttttttattaaaataataatattttttattttttaaaatttattttcaatatcatactaaaataataatttaaaataagaaaataaattgaaactgaATACCAAACCTCCCTAAAAgaatgaaatattaaatatttaaaatctgaTTGTCGTCGAGAGGTGGCTGAGCTTGTGAGACATGCTTAAACTAAATAAAGCAGTCAAAGGTGACGCCGCCGTGGTTGGCAACttggtatttttaatttgtatttgtgTGGATATGGacgtgtttatttatttacttatttttttcttgacaaaCCAAGTTCCCATGTGAAacattttttgcttaaaaatattagattcaacaattaacaattattatagttttagatTTATTCGCAACGTTTTTGTTTCTTCactccaaaaaatttaaattggttttcaaaaacatcaaaatcattttacGTGATTGATTTATCATTTCTAAATAGATCGATaccaagtaaatatttttttcattttgtgttATATATAGCAAGCATCGTTGAACATGCCCCCATTTTCTCACAAAATGAGTCGGCAATGTGAAACTTTTACTgcttaaaaatattagattcaaCAATGTTtgctctctctatatatatatatatatatggcgcCCTACTGTTTCCCTACTCCAcctgccatatatatatatatatacagcaaGCATTGTTGAATATGCCCCATTATGCAGAAAATGCTGGGGCATCGTCGAGAAAGGATGGATGTAAAGTGTAGTGGGAAGGCTCTTTCTAGGAAAATAATGGCTTGTAGTGGGGACAGAAGAGATGCCATTACATCGGGAAATCTCtgataattttatgttttttttggttatcTGTACTCTGCACAAGCCTTGAATCCGAATCCTGATCTGCATGACTGGCCTTGGTACAAAGATTGATATGAACAGACTACATATATAGGTCAAAATTCAAGTTCATTACGTCTTCATTCATCACTTGATGAATATATAAAAGGATGGATTGCTTATGACCTGGAtaatttttgtaagaaaattacTTCTTTTGACTTTTTATATACGTTTTCCTGACAGAAAATTAATTGAAGTATTTTATACAACATTTATGACAGAATAAAAACGTTCCATaggtgaaatatttttaatttctttcatattttaattttcgaaaaatataaaattagaaatccttatcataaaaatatatataaactcaaacataaaaatatgaaattaaatagaattaatgtAATTAAGAAAACATGTGTTTATTTTCCCATATCATTAttaatgaattgattttttcaattaaattaaatgaaaaacaaaaacacaaaatacaaATCTAAGAGATTTATGCAAAAcaataatatccaaaataagcaaaaagctgaaaagaattcataaaaccaaaatatttttaaatacaaggtTAGACACtatattattataacaataacaaaatgaaaaaaataaaaaataatatcataacaaaataataaaccttaatatttaagaaaaaaacttcaaaaaattgtAAAGAGAATAGGTAAGAAAAAAGAtacttttctttctatcttCTAAGATAATCTTGTTGGTTGATAGATTATGAGAGTGTAGAACGAAGAAAAAacggaaaaagaaaatggagctAGAAGGAAAAGAGATGGGTTGTTGgaaattttgtataaaatatgattaataagtatatttaaagttaaattaaaagtgtgatttattatttttagagttaaaattttattaaaattttattttcagcaTAAACCTAAGATAGAgcattaacatgatttaaataaatagtgGGTGAACGAGAAATTGATCtcaaaaattttttaattgatatattttggagAAACTCATAACTCTCCAAGAACTTCTatctcacataaaaaaaaatacacattttcttttattgtatatatggtgagaaaataaaaagttaaaattagcCCAAATAGTACTCaagctcttaaaaaaaaaagaatctaagtGAAATTTAAGTTTAAACTCACATGTGTCGCACCTCGGCTGATACTTAGGTTTTAGATTTGAATTTAGATTtgttgtaaaataatattttgggttataaaaaattatttttttttcaatttaaatttttgcttGCCCATAAATAATAGAATTTGATTAGTTTTGTTCCAAAAGGATTTTTCTCTAAACTTGAATAGAAAGTTGACAGAGGAGGGAATTCCAACAATTTTGATTCctaaaattcttaataaaatggGGTTATAAAAGAGTGTTTCGGGTTCATTTTTCAGCACAAATtatatagaattttttatatttttcttcaccTAAACTATCAATTTTGCTACTGTAATTTAAACTCTAGTttgcttttgtattttttttttctattctagagtctataattaatttttatgaagtacaattaaataaaatagggtttattaaatatggtttttttttatgcaaaagacGAATACAGAGAGCTCTTAAAGCTCACGTATCGTAATAGAACGAGACGAAAGCCTACAGGCCCAGTATCGTTCAGGCCCATTTTCTCCATTCAACCCATAAAAAGCATTTGATTTTCTTCCGACAGATGTCTTCCAGTGTTCGACAAAAGTCCTCAGCGAGAAAAGCACTGCTTGGAGTTGGAAGAGACTTCATTTTAACCAAGCATTAGCACATCAATTTAGTCTCTCACAACGAGCACTTAAGGTTCCTAAAGGAAACCCAGGTAGGAATTCGATTTAGTTCTACAATTGTGCCACCATGAAGGTAAATAACATGAAGCTCTTCATctttagagcgtgtttgacagtgtggttgcgggtgcttttcaaataacttttcgtgccaaaatgcatgtcaatgatgtttttttattttttaaaaatcatttttgacatcagtatatcaaaacatacaaaccatattaaattttagtaaaaaaaaaaaatttaaatttgttgggaacgcagccgcagccgcgttcccaaacgttcctTTCCTCGGCTGCTGGCAAGCGTAAAAGCTACGGGAAATGTCCACAACGAGAAACTGTGCCACCTCTTGGACGAGACTTTGCATTACCAATATACTATCATCGATCTAGTCTCTGCAAATTGGATGGCAAGTACGTCCTTGAggcagaaaaagaaaggaaatgaaagtaATCAATAATTCCATGCtctatttctttatgtttcatCCAGTGCTGGCATGTGGTTTCTGCGTTGGTACTTATAAGTACCATATGGAAGTCATATATTTTGCTCCATTTCAGCTACTTTCAGTGGTTTTTTCAAGTTCATGTTGCTAACAAAAGTATCTAACTGTCGTTTTCGTACATAGACCCAATAATCCATACAAATAGCAGAGACGAATGAGCCTAAAAAGAACAATAGTTTCTGTGAACATgacaagaaacaaaatatacagtgacaaaaaaaaaaaaaaaattctatcttGCCTCTAATAGGGTTATGGTGGAATCATTGACTGAACATGATGTGTTCTTTACTGATGAAGAATTTGCTTCAACCAAAGTCCTTTCAGTAAAGAAACCTGGTTGTTTTGGCTGAGGCAATTTACCTTCACCACTCAACATTAAAACCACAGATGACATGCTTGGCCTATCATTTGGATGGCATTGTACGCATAATAGACCCACATGAATTGAACGAAGCGCTTCTGATAAATTGCATGATTCTGCTATTGGCTCAGTAATTAGTTCAGAAGACCTGCCTTCTGTAAATAGTCTCCATGCCTGATGGTTAAAATCATGTTATAGGAAAAGGAATCGGTAGGTAGAATTAAGAAAATGTTTCAACTTTTTTTGAAACTTACGTGGCCAAGAAGGTTGAGGTTGTGGTCTGGGTGACAGAATCGTCTATTCCTGTTCCCATTCACAATCTCTAGCACCAATACACCAAAGCTGAAGACATCAGATTTTACTGAGTAGATCCCATCAATTGCATACTCAGGTGATATGTAGCCACTGCAGAAAAACATTGGATTTTAAATCACATTTGCTAGTAATGGCCATAAACTGTAAATGCCGGAGGTACTTACTATGTTCCCACCACCCTTTTTGTGTTGGCTTcagtttcattttcttcaaaacTTCTAGCGAGGCCAAAGTCTGAAATTTTTGGGTTCATGCTGTTATCTAATAAGATATTGCTGGCCTTCAAATCTCTGTGGATTATTCTTAGTCGTGAATCTTGGTGAAGATAAAGAAGTCCACGAGCAATCCCGTTGATAATGTGATAGCGCTGTGGCCAGTCCAGTAGTGCGCTATGTGTTCGATCTGTGAAATTTTTGCTCAAGTCAGTAAGCATATACAAAAGAAAGTCTAATTAACTTTGTAATGGTATGCAGAgtttcaaaccaaaaataaagatGTCCAAGCTTTTTTTAGGCATGAACTCGTAAATCAACATCCTTTCATCTGCTTCCATGCAGCATCCCAAAAGCTTAACCAGATTCCGGTGTTGAAGTTTTGCAATATGCATGACCTCATTCTTGAACTCATCAAGTCCTTGTCTTGAGCTCTTCGACAGCCTCTTCACAGCTATTTCTTGTCCATCTTCTAGTATTCCCTGTAAATAATCATACCTTGCAATTAGCAAAGCCAGTTAGTATGTAAAATTTGAGAATTTGCTTAATGCTGCATGTTACTAGCATTTGTTTGAACTGATAAAAATTTGGAACACTTTGTAAGCAATTGCTTTTTCATCTGTAAGAAAGGGTAAATTCAATCTATCAAATAGATTTGAGATGACTAGTACCAGCGAACTACTATGGTGGCCTGGAGTTTCTTTTATGAATCTCAATGCCCATCAATAAATTGCATGATTACTTGATATATCATTACCTTATAAACAGGTCCGAAACCCCCTTCTCCTAGTTTATTGGTAAGAGAAAAGTTATTGGTGACACAAGTAATTGTACCCAAATCAAACAGCTGAAGTTCTGGATCCTCCTTGCAGGTATCATCTCTCCTTCCTTCAAGAATACCTGTCACTTTTCCTAAAAAGTAGAGTAGGAATGAAAAGGTAACCGATCTCTATTTTATGATGTACACACATTTCATTGtcatttcaaatatattaatggTTGTGATTTGTCACTCAGATTACTACAGATCAAAGTTAATTGTAGAAAATTGCAGTGGGCAGGGGAAATAGTTAATTCTTTAGATTGAACAACTTACTGCCCTTCTGCTGCTTCTTTTTCCGAACAAGTAGAACCAAGACTATGCCTAGAAGCAGCATTCCTGCTGATACCACAGAGATCACTATGATCCTCGTATGTTTCGTTTTATTGGATTTAGTCCCCTCTTCATCATTGTGATCTGAAACAAGGCAGTTGGCAGAAAACTGGCAGTTAAAGATCAACAATATGAAAGTACAGCCAATCACTAATTTATTTCTTGGTTGGTTAGTATAGTATAGATACCAGTTCAGTTATCTACTGAATTCAGAATAAACAGTGTCACTGAATGTTTTAGCAATCAGGATGGACCTCCATGGAAACTGCATGATTTTAATACTACTTGAGGTTTTTAGAAGTTACAATTACCACTTTTGTAAAGTAAATCAGTCCATCATGTTGCCAGATGATATGTTTACCCATTCATCTTTATTGTCTCAAGTTCTCTTATACCCTATGAATTTAGTGCTAAGTATTTACGCGATGTAGACCAACTAGCATCAACAAAGACATGCTTCCACATACCTATGGCCTGTTATAAATTTCAATTCCCTGATTTAAGGATgttaaagaaagcaagaaaatttGCTTCACTTGCATGTtgctttttttctattctttcacATCAGTTATCTTGTGGCTAATCTACTTTatacatgaattaaattttaatgttattacaATCCCAGAAATAGAGACTGTTTTTTCAGGTCATAGATAACTTCATACCTTGTTCTGATGCAGCCATCCTTATATAAATGTCCTGCCCGTTATCATTAAATTGTCTAATATCAATCAAGTCACTGAACCAGAGCAGGCACCCACTTCCTCCTTCCCTGATGTCCAGATTTGCATAAGCTGTACATGAGCAGTTCTTCATACACAAGCTCTTGCATTGCTCAAGATTCATGCTCTTATTAAACCACGATTTTCTCGTCTCTGGCAGCTTTACGCCAGAATACCTTTGAAACACATCTCCTGTGCAGTTCAGTGGAGTCCTTCTAGCACAACCATCTGACCAGTTCATCATGTCCCAAGTTCTTGGAACTTTCGGTAGAAATCCTTTCAAGCAACCACATGCTGGGGAGTTGTTAATATCACAGCTCCCATATGCACCACACAATGCATATCGGTTACAATCATCAACAATTAGTGTAAGGTAAAACGCCCAGATGCCTGTTTCATCGCTCCATGTTAAACGCCGGACGTCCCCAGTTTGAGTTAGCACTAGCCTTGAAAGAATTGAATTGTTAAGAAGCTGGTATCTGAAAAAAATCTCCTtgtcattaaaaacaaactcgTATTTGTATACAGGGTTTGGCCGTAATTGAGGACCACCAAAACGCAGGCCATTCCAGGGTCCAGACCGATACCGCCGAATTGAATTCTCTGTCAGAATTTGCTCAGGATATCCACTAGGATCAAATCTAAAAGTAAAGTTACCTCTAGATGGATCGTCAGTTGTCTTCCACGATGTCAAGTGCCGATCAAAGCCTGTTATTGAATTCCTTCCCATCTTCATCCCTGCCAGGAGTGTATCACATGGATAATCGAAACTTTGCCACAAGGAGTTTTCCAGGTCATTATCATCCTCTTCTTTGACAACAAGATTCCCTGAATCCAAAAGCTGTGCTACTGGAAATCTTGCAGACCTAGAGGCGTTGGAAGACCAAATGATGCTCTCGTTGTGATTGAGAAGGACTAGAAGTCCCTCGCCAGTAACCCTTAACACACCTGATGAATTGGTGAGGGGGATTTCCCTGTTGGCAACCCAAACTACAGTCATGACGGATACCTTGTTGAACCATATACCCAAGTATCGGTTTTTGGAGCTGCCTGGGCTGAAAAATCCCATTTTAAAGCTCCCATCAGCGGAGACCATGCTGTCTCCATCGATATCTCTGATGGATTGAGTTGTATTTATGGTGTCAATTGCAGTGGATATTTTAATGATCAGCAACAAAATAGAGATGTAAAGAAGTGCAGAAGTGCTATCTACACATGCACTCATAATTTTTGCTGCAGTGAACTTTGTCATGGTAATGAATGaataaacttttatttcttgccttcttttactttgatttttggTGAGCAAgtgatgaattagaataatgatAAGTCcaaaatttctattatttttcaatgttttactCGTATGGTCTCTGAAATGGACTTCCCATCTTCTGAATGATAATAGGTAAACAAGACTATTGGATGACGACAATTTGACCGCCCGTGTGCGTTCTCATTCTCTACTAACAATGCCGCCATTACTGAAGTTTCAAATGTCTTCTGCGAGTTGTATGATTAGCCTATTCGAAcacttttcttctttcaatacTAACAAAACGTGAATGCTTTCTTAATAGTCATTGAAattgtctttctttttagtCTTGAGGAGTTGTATGTATCTTTGTGAACTTGGTTCTAAGAGTTTTAGGGGTGTTTATGAGTGTGGTAAGTATGGTAGcggtttttttccaaaatattttttatttgtaaatatattaaaataaaattttttattttttaaaattatttttaatatcaacacatcaaaacgattcaaaaacataaaaactaattttaaataaaaaaaatttataaaatattgtttgggcCGCTTTCCCAAACAACATCTTAAACTTATCGTAAACTaccattaataatatatatatatatatatatatatatatataattttagatagTAACTTTAAGATTGACTTGATATTAAAAGGTTATCTCTTCGgttcaaatcttaaaattaatatttaataaaatttattaggtTGAAGTACAAGATGCATGCATGGGatacttttataaataaaatttagtctTCATTGTCGCGTGAAACAGtctggttttttcaaaattgaaatttcgTGGACACATACAGAAGTTTATGCGAGAAAACGGCCTCTTTGTGTGAATGCTGTTGTCCCTGAGAGGGATGTACATGACCAAATCACATATGGAAATTTTGTAAACTAGAAAAAACTGCaaggaaataattaaatatattcgaCCTATGGAGTATCTGAAGAGGCAATTTAGTATTATGCCATAGtcgttttttaaaatattttttatttaaaatatattaaaataatatttttatattttaaaatttattttttatattaacatattaaaacaattttttaaaaaaatattttaaagtaaaataaataaaaaatattaatttttttttaaatatttttaaaaacaaaaacaaaccgcTAAACTCTAAACTCTTACAACTAGTCATTCTGCTTATGTTATGCATACCTGGGACGGATGTGAatttccccttttttcttttttcttttcccgcATACCATATGCTATTTTATGATGTGTGTTCTATGAATATGGAATACTTCTTACATAAATATTAGTTtatgattgaaattaaaatatatgttttgagttttattttgtattcaaccttgatattttaaaaaattctaatataattattatgcttatttgatattgtaggcaaatattaacaaaaagaattatgtattctaaaaatggaaaaacaaaaaatgtttatttaaatataattctttAGTGGAGAAATtcctgaaaataataataaataaattagatagaAAAAGGttctggaaaataaaaaaaataaaaaaattcttatttataaaaccacgaaaaaatagaaaatgaaagagaataAAATCCAAATCCATAAATTAAACTCAATCGAAGTAAAAAGCTTGTC
It contains:
- the LOC127903876 gene encoding G-type lectin S-receptor-like serine/threonine-protein kinase At4g27290, with amino-acid sequence MGVPTEHCILVLLFCSSLLLIVETGTAIDTINTTHSIRDGDTIVSAEGTYVLGFFSPGESKNRYVGIWYGKIPVMTIVWVANRETPLNDSSGVLRLTDLGILVILNQNGTIIWSSNSSRSASNPAAQLLDSGNLVVKEEGDNLENSLWQSFEHPTDTILPGMKLGRNRITGMEWYMTSWKSPDDPSRGNFTCMLIPYGYPELVVMQGSKMKYRSGPWDGLRFSGIPNLQPNPVYKFEFVISEEEIFYRESLVDKSMLWRFMTDQSGNIPSLAWIEQTQSWLLYETANSDNCDRYALCGANGLCNIQSSPVCECFVGFVPKVPTDWAVTVWSSGCVRRTPLNCSGDGFRKLSGVKMPETKASWFDKSLDLEECKNTCLKNCSCTAYSNMDIRGGGSGCLLWFGDLIDNRRFSENEQNIYIRMAASELDNGDGAEINAKSNVKKIIIISTLSTGIFLLGLVLVLYVWRRKHQKKGKSTGAFKRRSNNKHKKEDLKLPLFDLDTLACATDNFSVDNKLGEGGFGSVYKGTLTDGREIAVKRLSKNSRQGIGEFKTEVEYIVKFQHRNLVQLLGCCFEGDEKMLIYELLPNKSLDFYIFNETEDTLLDWPTRYNIIIGIARGLLYLHQDSRLRVIHRDLKASNILLDYELNPKISDFGLARSFGGNEIEANTIKVAGTYGYISPEYAIEGLYSVKSDVFSFGVLVLEIVSGYKNRGFSHPEHSLNLLGHAWRLFRDGRPMELVRQSIIEACNLSQVLRSIHVALLCVQDNREDRPDMSYVVLMLSNDNTLPQPKHPGFFIERDPAEASSTGESTAYSANKCSITLLQPR